The region GGGCCGGGACGCTTCCGTATCCGCTCCGGTGCCCTCGGGTCATGGGGTGGAACCGCCGCGCCCCCGCGGGCTGGTCTTGGGCGATCGATGGGCGAACCGGTGTGTGAAGCGCGGCACAGGCTTAGCTGGCAGCGTGCCGATCGGCACGGGCCTCTACAGAGTGTGCTGCGCGGGGATGATATAGTTTGCGAGCTCGCGCATTCTCACATAGAGCTCGCTGCGTACGGAAAGGAGAGTGCTTCCATGGCTGAATCAACCGAGGGCTTCCAGACCAAGTCGAGGAGACTGGTAACCTCAGAGTCGGTGACAGAGGGCCACCCTGACAAGCTTTGCGACAAGATCGCCGACTCCGTGCTGGACGCGATTCTGAGGGAAGACGCAGACGCCCGGGTAGCATGCGAGGTAGCCGCGACGACGGGGCTGGTCATCGTCATCGGCGAGGTCACTACCTCGTGCTACGTCGAGATCTCCGAAATCGTCCGCAACACGGTGCGGGAGATCGGATACACGAGGGCGAAGTACGGTTTCGATGCCGACACGTGCGGTGTCATCACATCCATCCACGAGCAATCCGCGGACATCGCCATGGGTGTGGACAACTCGCTCGAGGCAAGACAGCTCCTGAACGCGGGCGTTGCGGACGGTTTCGAGCACTTGGGCGCGGGAGATCAGGGGCTGATGTATGGTTTCGCCACTCGCGAGACACCGGAACTCATGCCGCTGCCGATAATGCTCGCTCATAAACTGGCGCGGCGCTTAGCGGACGTTCGGAAGAAGGAGATCGTGGAATGGCTGCGTCCCGACGGCAAGACCCAGGTCACTGTGGAGTACGATGGAGACACGCCTGTGAGGGTGGATGCGGTCGTGATATCCGCCCAGCATCATCCGGAAGTGGACTACGACACGTTGAGAAGGGAGATCATCGAGAAGGTGATACACCACGTCATTCCTCCTTCCCTCCTCGACGAGCGGACCAGGTTCTTCGTGAACAACACCGGCAGGTTCGTGGTGGGCGGTCCACACGGTGACTCGGGACTCACCGGGCGGAAAATCATCGTGGATACATACGGAGGCGCGGCACGCCACGGCGGAGGAGCGTTCTCGGGAAAGGACCCAACCAAGGTGGATAGGTCCGCGTCTTACGCGTTGAGGTGGGTGGCGAAGAACATCGTTGCGGCAGGTATCGCCGACAAGTGTGAGGTACAGGCATCTTATGTAATCGGCTCGTCTCGCCCGGTGTCGGTGGGTGTCGAGACTTTCGGCACGGGCAAGATCAGCGACGACCGCATCCTGGACCTCATCCGCAAGCACTTTGACTTGCGGCCGGCTGCGATAATAGACAGGCTGGACCTACGCAGACCGATATATAGCCCAGTAGCCGCATACGGCCATTTCGGCAGGGCTGACCTGGACCTGCCTTGGGAGAGGCTGGACAAGGCGAGCGACCTAAGGGCGGATGCGTTCTGACATCGGTCGTCGTCGGCATGTCGCGGCGCGCGGGGCGGCTGGCTCTACCGGCCCGCGCGCCGCTGTGCGATCCGGGCAGGGCTGACACAAGGGCCGCTCGGAGCGTCACTCAGAGTCTCTGGCGCTTTTGCCATGCCGCGGATATACTAACCGAGGACACTCGGACTCTGCCCGCCTGCCCGTCTGTGCGAAAAGGCTGGCTTCCAGATCGAGCGGGACGGAGAGTGCCGCACAGCTGCCGTGGCCGTGAAGAAGGAGGGGCGCGTGGCAACGCGCCCTACTTTGGGAAGAGGAATTTGCTGCTTTGTGTAGAAACACTCCTAGACATCGGTTTGCTCTGGACGGGACGAGGAGCTGCCCCGAGGAGCCCCGGGGCCTCATGGCGCT is a window of Bacillota bacterium DNA encoding:
- the metK gene encoding methionine adenosyltransferase; the protein is MAESTEGFQTKSRRLVTSESVTEGHPDKLCDKIADSVLDAILREDADARVACEVAATTGLVIVIGEVTTSCYVEISEIVRNTVREIGYTRAKYGFDADTCGVITSIHEQSADIAMGVDNSLEARQLLNAGVADGFEHLGAGDQGLMYGFATRETPELMPLPIMLAHKLARRLADVRKKEIVEWLRPDGKTQVTVEYDGDTPVRVDAVVISAQHHPEVDYDTLRREIIEKVIHHVIPPSLLDERTRFFVNNTGRFVVGGPHGDSGLTGRKIIVDTYGGAARHGGGAFSGKDPTKVDRSASYALRWVAKNIVAAGIADKCEVQASYVIGSSRPVSVGVETFGTGKISDDRILDLIRKHFDLRPAAIIDRLDLRRPIYSPVAAYGHFGRADLDLPWERLDKASDLRADAF